In the genome of Candoia aspera isolate rCanAsp1 chromosome 12, rCanAsp1.hap2, whole genome shotgun sequence, the window GGCCAAAATAAGGATAAGCCTATATGCATCTGCTGAAGAGACTTCTCATCTATGAATGGGAACatgtttttaagttttaaagatACCACGAGATCCAAGGCCATTCAGGTCTTTTGTTAACGGGTTCAGTGTGAGGAGGAGCGCAAAACCACACAATTTAGCTCTGTTCTCCACTGCGGCCGTCCTTGTTGACCGTCACATCCTGCCAGAGAACTTTTCCAAGGATTGTTTGAAAGCCAAACAAGTAACTGAACTTCAGCCTCCAATCAACAGCAAAATGTACCCTACAATGTCCTCACTGCCTGGATTCATAGGCCATGCTAGGCCATGATGTGATTTTTCATTGACAGGCTACGTCTGTCCAACTGAAAGCAGTTCATTCAATAAACCCACAATAAGATTTAGCATCAAGTGTGAACCAGGTCAAtgttgggtgaatccagccaGGGAAATTGAGGAGCCCAGATTCCTGAGGAGGACAGACAAAAAGCAACATCCAAACCAAGTGCCAGTCatacaaacatttattattaatttaacatGGATTTCACTGGAAACGAGCAACGTTGATTCAGTTTATTGAGGCACAAAaccccctgccctcccccccatTCAGTGGTCAAGGCTGCACTTCAGCAAGGACAGGCATTTCTATTGCTAGACGCCGGCGCAAGCTCTGTTTTCTGTCCCTTCCCTTGCTGCCTCTCCACATCCCGATACAGCAGAGACTTATGGGCCTTCAGCCGGCAGGCCAGGCACATGAAAATAGACTCCACGTTCTGGCTCTCCTTGGGGTCCTTGGCGGAGGTTTCAAACAAAAGCATATTGTGAGCGTCGGCAAATTTCAGGGCCATGCTGGATGGGACCTGGATTTGATCCCGCAAGTCACACTTGTTTCCCACAAGGACTTTGGGGACGAGGGCCGGGACTGCGTGGCCATTGCACTCCTCAATCCAGGTTTTCAGGTTGAGGAAGGACGCCATTTTTGTGACGTCATAGACAAACACAACAGCATGGACATTGCGGTAGTAGTGCTCCACCATACTCTTCCGGAACCTTTCTTGGCCTGCTGTGTCCCACACTTGGACCTGTAAAAGAGAGCACAAGCCTTGGCAAACCTATCGATACAGCAGTCCCACCTGTTCCAGTTTTAAGCCACAGATTCTTTCCTCCGCTGTGGGATCCCCGGCTCTGTATTGCTATTTTAAATTTCCCCTTGCTATAATTTCCCTTCCTGGGGTGTGTACTTGACTCAGTACAATGGGT includes:
- the RAB33A gene encoding ras-related protein Rab-33A, with product MAARPQGRLPAGEARLFRRLRRAAQRRLAGARGGRPREASGRRRPPARHARSAGAAPLRPRGRSPFAAAAPERAALPRPLPGMELEASLEQSVQARIFKIIVIGDSNVGKTCLTVRFCGGTFPASTEATIGVDFREKAVEIAGEHIKVQVWDTAGQERFRKSMVEHYYRNVHAVVFVYDVTKMASFLNLKTWIEECNGHAVPALVPKVLVGNKCDLRDQIQVPSSMALKFADAHNMLLFETSAKDPKESQNVESIFMCLACRLKAHKSLLYRDVERQQGKGQKTELAPASSNRNACPC